The nucleotide sequence AAAGTCATTGATCTGAGACCAGAACCAGACCAAACCTTCAGGGATTTAAATCACTAAAGCAGTAGCTTGCAATGTTTCCATCTTAACATTATGTTTTTGCACATGACAACTGAAATATATTAGACATCTAGTGGTCCACAAGGTGTGGGTCAGAAAATATTGCACTCTATAATGAAGGTAAAGCCTAATTCTGATTGAGCTTTTCcactttatttcctttatttccactttgttttatttatcactGCAGGTGAAGGATGTCGTAAAGCTCTTTCATGGCTCTGAAAGTGGTGCGGAGGCTGCATGTGCTGAGGCAAGCGGCTCTTCCTCATCTGCTCTCTCCCACCACTCTGAATGTGTGTGCCAGGCAGCATGTGTGTGCTCCAGGCAGTTGCACCTTGTTTCAGGGCTATCGTCATTCTCTCTCTGGGAAAGAGGGGAAACTGCAAAAAAGGCAGCTGTGCATCACAACCCGCGAGCCTGTTTTTCTTGTAGCTGGATCCATCCGCCTTTCCCGTGACCCGTCTACACGAGGTGCTTTCGCGTCTCTGCTGCATGGTCTGAGCTCTGATGAGGAACGTGCCTTTAAACAGCGGCTTTTTTCCAGCATGACTTCTCAACAAGTGCTGCAACTCGTTCACTCCACCCCACACCTCTCAAGTGCAGGTGCTGTTGCTGTTCTCCACCGACTGGCTGATCTGGAACAGGATGGAGCCAGAGGACTTAAGGAACCAGAGATGCTGCTGTCTGATCCAACTTTAAACAAGATGTGTCTGAAGTTACAGCAAGACTCTGGTGAGCTAGAAGACGAGGTGGTGGTAAGAGCTTTGCTGGGCTGTACACGTCTTTATCTAGACCCACAGAGTCACTTGCTGATGAGATTAATGTCCGAGAGTCAGGTACGGCTAAACACAGGTCGCTTGAGCATTGAGACGTTGTGTGAGTTAGTGCAAGCACTTTTCGCAGTCGATGGGCCGTGTTGTGGCATCGTAGAGCAGGCTATGAGGCAGATCCAGAGCAAAGATCCAGCTCATTGGAATCCAAGTGAGCTGACCTCTGTCTATAAACTGCTAGCTGCAGGGTTGGGTGAAGGTGGGCAGTACCAGGAATTGCTGAATGAAATGAACACTCAAGCACTCAGACTTGCCCCAAAAATGGACCCTGTAACCGTCAGCGAAACATTCGAAGCTCTCGTAATGCTGGACCAAACGCAGGCACTCCCACTGGTGATTGCTTTGTGCAAACAGGCTGTGCGTCACGTGCCGAAATTTGCGGATACGGAACTGTCGATCGTTTTGTCTGCACTTATGCATTACGGACACAGTGATCACTTTCTCATCGAGGCTTTGGAACGCCATGTACCCAAAACAGCTTTTACAGCTCATCCTGAGACAATAAGCAGAGTAATGCAATATTTTGGAAAACAGCGAATTTTTTCTCCTCCAGTCTTTGACGCAGTGGCTGagagctttgtgtacagggCAGATGAGTACACCACGGAACAGGTATCTCGGCAGATAGTTGCACTGGGAGCATTGGGATATGTACCTCAGGAGGCTGGACGACTTTTCCGGAAGGTGGAGTCTGTCTTGAATGCGCGTTTTTCACACTTCCAGCCTCGAACACTGCTTGACTTGCTGCACGCTTGTACCCTTCTACAGAGATTTCCACTCAACTTTGTCTCAAAGGTCTTCAGCCCATTCTTCCTACAGCAGCTTCAGGGTAAGAGGGTCTATCCTGTACCTGCACAATTTAGCCATCTTTATcaagtacatttaaaaaataggtTTGCTTATAATCACAACAAAAATATCCATTCAGCACTGGTGCTGTGGTCAGAGAATTGGAGCTGATATACACCTACTAACAAGGTTTAGaaacataatgaaaataatgacaTGTCACTGctttatatacacaaacacagtcacacacagtcatctgCCCTGTGATGGTCTCTTTCCTTTAAAGAAACAAGTTAACAAATTACTAGCTATTAACTTTGAATAACTTGTATATGAAAATCATACTATATAACATATAGTTACCCCCCACTCTCTCACGCCCCTTTCCTCTACTATACCCCATTCACGGTTGCTGTATTCTAATGTGGAACAGCccatttacattatatttactTAATAACATGGCTAGTGAGTGTAGATACAATTGAGATGTACGTAATAAATTCCATATGtgcatgtacactatattttGTTTAATGGAGCCTCCTGTCTTGTATTCTGTCAGAGGGCAGTGTAATGGATCAAGGGGTGCTGGCTCAGCTTACACAGCTCTACATGACAATGAAACTGGAATGTCCGTTCTATCGGGTGTGTATTTATTGCATCCTGCATATTTAAATTAACATGgcaaataaaaatgcttttaataTTTAGTCTTTTTGTATGATTATATTTAGGGTCCACAATTCTTACCTAAGCTGCGAGTGAAGTCATTTCTGTCTCCTGGATGTTCCTTGGAAAGTCTAGTAGACCCTCATCTCTATAACAGGGTGAAGAACGGCCTAGTGGATTTACTAGGAGATCGAACTTATTTTGCCtccagagtccttacaccatactgttacacacttgGTAATGTATCCATAATCctattgctttaaaaaaaaccccacaaatgTGAGTAGAATTTGCAGTGTAATTAAATCAGCTaactgtagtgtatctgtacATTGTGGATAAAGGATGTTTTAACTCCTGTGTACTGAATTCATTAGAAATAGAATAGTGGTAATAAAGCACAAAATGTCATGAGTATTTCAAATCAGTGTTTCACCATACTTGTAAATTAAATCTCAGTGTTTTGTCTTGGTCTCAAATGTGCTGGATTACAGATGCAAACAAACTAATTATAACTGTCTAAAAAATGTTCCACAGATGTAGAGATAAAACTGGATGAAGATGGCTATGTCTTACCTGCTAGCCATTTTGAGGAAGTACATAAAAGGTAAtatgtgttttaaaatatatatatatatatattacacacactaccagtcaaaagtttaaACACACCTttaaattcagtgttttttgtttagggatttattttctacattctagaacaatattggagatttcaaaactatgaaataacacacatggacttaagtaatccatatgtaatgacaacaaaaaacagtcagttgttattttaagacacgaaggtcaggtgttctggaatagttcttgcaagaacagtattgtcaagtgcatttgcaaaacccatcaagcaccatgaagaaactggctcacatgaagaccatcccagtaaagcaagaccaaaacttagaTTAGAGCctttatgaaggctttacagagcatcagtagcagacatatctcaatatcaactgttcaaaggacattattgtgtatttcggccgccttcagcattggaATTAGAAGACCTGTCCAAactttgactggtagtgtatatgtatatgtgtgtatatgtgtgtatatatatatatatatatatatagatagatagatagatagatagatagatagatagatagatagatagatagatagatacactatattgccaaaagtattcgctcacccatccaaataatcaagcacctaggcatgcagactgtttttacaaacatttgtgaaagaatgggtcgctctcaggagctcagtgaattccagcgtggaactgtgataggatgccacctgtgcaacaaatccagttgtgaaatttcctcgctcctaaatattccacagtcaactgtcagctgtattataagaacgtggaagtgtttgggaacgacagcaactcagccacgaagtggtaggccacgtaaactgacggagcggggtcagcggatgctgaggcgcatagtgcgaagaggtcgccaactttctgcagagtcaatcgctacagacctccaaacttcatgtggccttcagattagctcaagaacagtgcgcagagagcttcatggaatgggtttccatggccgagcagctgcatccaagccatacatcaccaagtgcaatgcaaagcgtcggatgcagtggtgtaaagcacgccgccactggactctagcagtggagacgcattctctggagtgacgaatcgcgcttctccatctggcaatctgatggatgagtctgggtttggtggttgccaggagaatggtacttgtctgagtgcattgtgccaagtgtaaagtttggtggaggggggattatggtgtggggttgtttttcaggagctgggcttggccccttagttccagtgaaaggaactctgaatgcttcagcataccaagacattttggacaattccatgctcccaactttgtgggaacagtttggagctggcctcttcctcttccaacatgactgtgcaccagtgcacaaagcaaggtccataaacacatggatgacagagtctggtgtggatgaacttgactggcctgcacagagtcctgacctcaacctgatagaacacctttgggatgaattagagcggagactgagagccaagccttctcatccaacatcagtgtgtgacctcacaaatgagcttctggaagaatggtcaaaaattcccataaacacactcctaaaccttgtggacagccttcccagaagagttgaagctgttatagctgcaaagggtggaccgacgtcatattgaaccctatggattaggaatgggatgtcacttaagttcatatgcgagtcaaggcaggtgagcgaatacttttggcaatatagtgtatatagatatagTATTTTAAGGTTTTGGATTGTGTTAATAAGCAtctctgtatatacacacagaatTGCTGTTTGTATTGATGGGCCAAAGCGCTTTGCTGCTAATGCCAGACATCTTCTGGGGAAAGAAGCTATCAAGCAGCGACACCTAAAGATTCTGGGATATGAAGTTGTTCAGGTAAGTGTTTCAGTCAGTTGCTCtgctctgtttctgttctgagGCATAAAGTGTTAGAGCGAGGTACATTGTGATTGTTTCTTTGCCCATTCATTTATTGCATTTTGTATTACTAGTTAAAATAGCTGCAGTTATTCAGTCAGTTTCCTTACTGGTTATTTATATGCTGTTAAAAATCCCATGATCAGTAACTGCATTATTTTGTTGGCACAATAGAACAGAGTAGTGAAAGATGTAGCTGtttaaactaaaacaaaatcCTTTCAATGTAACGAGGTAATTTATTCCTGTGCTTGTGGTAAAGGTCtacaattatttctttttagattCCCTATTATGAGATTGAAAACCCGAAGGACAAGATAAACACAGTCGAGTACCTGCACAAGAAGATTTTCCCTCACACATACCGACTCAGCTGGTGATCACTAAGTTTCCACATGCTGCAGGATTCATGCCAGCTTCACTTCCTCAAACTTATGCAGCCTATTCTGATACTAGACTCACACAAAACAGCcgttgttctctctctgtcctatACATTCAGAAGATAAACAGATAAGACAGAGTTAAGTCTTGTACTGCTGATTGTCCtagtttatgtatttttttaaatgagaaagTGCCATGAACtatataaattatttgtttaaataaaggAAACAGACCATGGTGCTTCTGAAATGTTGTCTTGTCATTTGTCAAATAGGGAATTCAGTCGTAATTTCACACCCATCTACGTTTATGTATCTGGAATAATTTCCTTCCATCACATTTAATTTCAATAAAAGGACAGAGTTATTGCTCATGTAATCAGATAAGCATTGATGTGTCATCCTTAAGCTTGTCGATATCCTCAGCTCATTGAACTGTTAATGATGAAAAGCAACACCTTTTCAAGGCAATCAAAGCCTGTACCCACACTGCCAAATAtagaataatttatttgttggtAGTTGGAAACCCATGGTTGCTGTACAAAGTCAATGAGGTACATTGTATAGATGATCAAAATTAAATCAAAAAAACTTATTGTAACTACAGAGTTTAACAATTATTCCTTACAATTAGTTAAAGTGACTACATTCCTtataaaacaagaaaataagcaaagagatagatagagaatgGCTGTGTTTACCATTACgaatactttttttaaattttaaccCCAAAGAATTGATCTTGTATGAGCCTGTTTCATACAAAAGGATCGCAGTGTTGTAAATGTCAGATGCATAAGTGTAACGCATGATGCATAAGTTTAAGGGAGAGAAAACAAGTTCATTGTGTTGTTACGATGCTGGAATCTGAGGAAGTCCAAATTCATCGACCAGAACTCCATCCTGTGtcgggggaaaaaatgaatgtGTCAGATTGATTCAACTGGATATCTTGGCATGGTAACTTATACATATATGTCTAGATGTGGAGCAAGAATTTGGCCATATAGTTAACTCTAGAGTTTGTCATTACCCGGTTGGTGCTCCTCTCTCCTGGAGTGCCTTCAGGTATAGCTGGAGCTGAGGATGCCTCATCAAGGTAAGAGCTGTCATTGTCCAAAAGCAGCTCATCGCCAAGTGCGTCCAGCTCTAACAAACACACCATAAATACATCAATggatttaatgtttaaaatacCCTTAAAAGCTTCACTTAAATAGAAACACCTTTACTTCTGAACATTTGTACAGTTATCCTATCATGTGGAAGCAGCACAATGCTCAGAATGGTGCAGACACAGGTCAAGGGCTTTATTTAACATTCACATAAAATATCagaaggagtaaaaaaaaaaataagaaacgtCCTATGTGCAGAGAGCCTGCAGGCTGAAACATTTTCTTGATCAGTGAGGTCTGAGAAGCGTGGCCAAGCTTAATCTGAGCGGACAGGAAATCTATAGTATCTCTAATAAGCACAGTAACTGGACAGTTAAgactagggggaaaaaaaatgtgattttttttctaatcttcagctgtccagtttgtgTGAGACTGTTCCCATGATAGCCTTAAATTCTTGCCTCTCTTGACTGACAGGAACCTAATGTGACGTGTTGAGATCATCCACATCAAGGTTTGATTTTGTGCATGCGAAGATGCTCACTGCAGTTGAAAAGAGTGTTTACTAGAGTTGCCATATCCTTCCTGACACCCcaaaccaatctggccattttcctcggACATCCTTTAAGAACAATGTGTTTCTGTTGCTTCCCCCCcccacaccattctgtgtatcTCTGGAGATCAGTATTTTCTAGCACCAGCAACCAAGCATAAAAGTCTCAGTGGTATAGTTCTATACTTCATCATATACTAACCTGCTTCTAGATCATCTTCATCAATATCTGGTGTTCCGTAACTGCGGCTCAGAGCCTCCTGCACCTCGTTAGCATCCTCCATCATGTCCTCCAGTTGGTCATGAAGGTCCTACAACCCACATTAAGCTTTATACATATTTCTTCACAACACACCTCAGATCACATCACTGAGTTTATAGATGTGACGACTTCACGCATCAAACTATAGCAATAGAAAAAAGATAGCTTTCTGCAGACAGCTTATTCTGTGTGTAAAAAttattattctgtgtttttACCTCAATCTGATCAATCTTCACATTCTTGTAAGCCTTCTTCATTTCTTTGGCTCCAATCTTCATAGCATCCACCTGTCAAACAGGAACACATCAAGTCCTTGAGTTAGCTCACAGTCAACAATTACATACTGGAGCCTTTATTTCAAGAAAATGGAATCACAATAATTAGGTAATGCTAATTACTTTTTAAAGAAACTATTCTGTTTTCAGCAtcagtagtttgtgtgtgttttatgtggcATAGTTATTTTGCCGTACCTTAAAAAGTACTACTTTGAtcagccacaacattaaatcCACCTGCATAATACTGTGTGGGTCCTCCTTGTACCTCTAAAGTAGCATTGagctgttgaggcatggactccacaaacTGTCTgcagatgtgctgtggtatctgacagcaagatgttagcagcaaagCCTCTAAAaactgtaagttgtgaggtaggGACTCTAtgaatcagacttgtttgtccagcacatcccacagatgcttgatcggATTGCGATCTAGGatatttggaggccaagtcaacaccttgaactttttcacaaacCATTCTGGaccaatttttgcagtgtggcacaTAGCATTATCCTGTTAAAAGAGGCCActgccatcagggaataccattgcAATTAAGgtgtgtacttggtctgcaacaatgtttaggtaggtgttATGCATCATAGTTATAGCCACATGAAAGCTAGGCCCCAACGTTCCCCAAGACCTCACTCTACCTCCACCAGCCTGCCCTCTTACTTTagtgcaggggtgtccaatcttatccagaaaggtccagtgagggtgcaggttttcattccaaccaagcaggagctacacctgattccaactgattctggctttcagtagactcaggtgtggcttctgctcggctggaatgaaaacacacaccggccctttgcagataagactggacacccgtGCTTTAGCGCATTCTGGTTCCATCTCTTCCCTAGGTGAGCAGCATACACACATGGGCCATCGTCATGATGAGAATGTGATTCATCAAACCAGACCTTCTTCCATTTTTCATGGTACAGATCTATTGCACATGCAACTGTTATAGGTGCTTTCATTTGTAGAAAGAGGTCAGCATGGACACTCTGACCAGTTTGCGGCTACTCGGCCACATACACAGCAAATTGTGATGACGATACtttagctcttctgtgggattgaTGCAGACAGGCTGTCCTTCACTCCCaagtgcatcaataagccttgggtTCCCTTGACACCAGCTCATTATTAtgcttgaccatttttcctgcttccaaaacACATCCATTCTGAGAACTGACacgtgctgcctaatatatcctaccACTGAGAGCTGCCAGTGTAtcaagataatcagtgttattccaCCCATCATTGGATTTATTGTTGTGGCTGATCAGTTGCCTATAAGTATAATTGCTGTGGTTTGGAATAAGATAAGTGTATTCTTACAGTTGTTTTGGTGTCTTTAAGAGTCTGGATGGTGTAGTTGGCCTGCTCCATGTTAAACGACTGCTGCATCAGCTGATCTCTCTGTCCTTCATacctgcac is from Hemibagrus wyckioides isolate EC202008001 linkage group LG07, SWU_Hwy_1.0, whole genome shotgun sequence and encodes:
- the chmp5b gene encoding charged multivesicular body protein 5, which produces MNRIFGRGKPKGPPPNLTDCIGNVDSRAESVDKKIARLDAELVKYKDQMKKMRDGPSKNMVKQKAMRVLKQKRMYEGQRDQLMQQSFNMEQANYTIQTLKDTKTTVDAMKIGAKEMKKAYKNVKIDQIEDLHDQLEDMMEDANEVQEALSRSYGTPDIDEDDLEAELDALGDELLLDNDSSYLDEASSAPAIPEGTPGERSTNRDGVLVDEFGLPQIPAS
- the fastkd3 gene encoding FAST kinase domain-containing protein 3, mitochondrial, whose amino-acid sequence is MALKVVRRLHVLRQAALPHLLSPTTLNVCARQHVCAPGSCTLFQGYRHSLSGKEGKLQKRQLCITTREPVFLVAGSIRLSRDPSTRGAFASLLHGLSSDEERAFKQRLFSSMTSQQVLQLVHSTPHLSSAGAVAVLHRLADLEQDGARGLKEPEMLLSDPTLNKMCLKLQQDSGELEDEVVVRALLGCTRLYLDPQSHLLMRLMSESQVRLNTGRLSIETLCELVQALFAVDGPCCGIVEQAMRQIQSKDPAHWNPSELTSVYKLLAAGLGEGGQYQELLNEMNTQALRLAPKMDPVTVSETFEALVMLDQTQALPLVIALCKQAVRHVPKFADTELSIVLSALMHYGHSDHFLIEALERHVPKTAFTAHPETISRVMQYFGKQRIFSPPVFDAVAESFVYRADEYTTEQVSRQIVALGALGYVPQEAGRLFRKVESVLNARFSHFQPRTLLDLLHACTLLQRFPLNFVSKVFSPFFLQQLQEGSVMDQGVLAQLTQLYMTMKLECPFYRGPQFLPKLRVKSFLSPGCSLESLVDPHLYNRVKNGLVDLLGDRTYFASRVLTPYCYTLDVEIKLDEDGYVLPASHFEEVHKRIAVCIDGPKRFAANARHLLGKEAIKQRHLKILGYEVVQIPYYEIENPKDKINTVEYLHKKIFPHTYRLSW